One genomic region from Salvia hispanica cultivar TCC Black 2014 chromosome 2, UniMelb_Shisp_WGS_1.0, whole genome shotgun sequence encodes:
- the LOC125208599 gene encoding protein AGENET DOMAIN (AGD)-CONTAINING P1-like isoform X1 — MEGAGDDGILQYFKEGAAIEIKIDDDGFRGSWYEGTVLGAPEDLSSSVLVMYTTLAENHKGKRALREPLNLVQLRPSPPQENRPSFKINDEVDAYYYDGWWVGKITQTFRGKYLVHFPLWKEQLPFTASQLRLHRDWINEEWVLPSKNKTPSPSKAVIEHNFNKGDRVEARSDDDGFQGVWFPAIVLGKKEAGKYLIDCPQLVNCDETGLFEEEVDGLRLRPRPPDGEVPGRLKYNEKVDAFLNDGWWEGKITQTLEEADRYQVLLDMTKEHLSFTSSLLRPHRDWVNERWVPPLDPSSSYNADFYPEVEAVTEHNFNSGDHVEAMINEDAFYGAWFPAIVLEETEADNYMIVYKPMMNDDGTSLLRKETDGLYLRPSPPDVGVTDRFQVNEKVDAPYNDGWWVGTITKVQRRGRYFVYFETPDKELMYYHSQLRVHQEWINGEWHIAAKCRIPSLHSGLSCAKSVNALTLCFIFTGIIFSRQCHQWNLNLLLPCISLP; from the exons ATGGAAGGCGCCGGCGACGACGGCATCTTACAATACTTCAAGGAAGGAGCTGCAATCGAGATAAAGATCGACGACGACGGATTTCGCGGGTCTTGGTACGAGGGCACCGTGCTTGGGGCGCCGGAAGACTTATCCAGCAGCGTTCTTGTGATGTACACAACTTTGGCGGAGAACCACAAGGGAAAGCGGGCACTTAGGGAGCCGCTGAACTTGGTGCAGCTGCGGCCGTCGCCGCCTCAGGAGAACCGCCCTTCCTTTAAGATCAACGACGAAGTGGATGCTTACTACTACGACGGGTGGTGGGTGGGGAAGATCACCCAAACTTTTAGGGGTAAATATCTGGTGCACTTCCCCCTGTGGAAGGAGCAGCTGCCCTTCACCGCTTCGCAGTTGAGGCTGCACCGCGACTGGATCAATGAGGAGTGGGTCCTCCCTTCGAAAAAT AAAACTCCATCACCGTCTAAAGCGGTGATTGAACACAACTTTAACAAAGGAGACCGTGTGGAAGCCAGAAGCGATGACGATGGTTTTCAAGGTGTTTGGTTCCCTGCAATTGTTTTGGGGAAAAAAGAGGCTGGCAAATATCTAATTGACTGCCCACAACTGGTGAACTGTGATGAAACAGGCCTATTTGAAGAAGAGGTCGATGGACTCCGTTTAAGGCCACGCCCTCCTGATGGTGAAGTCCCTGGAAGATTAAAATATAACGAAAAAGTTGATGCTTTCTTAAACGATGGGTGGTGGGAGGGGAAGATCACCCAAACATTGGAGGAAGCGGATAGATATCAGGTGTTATTGGACATGACAAAGGAGCATCTTTCCTTCACCTCCTCGCTGTTGAGGCCTCACCGTGACTGGGTCAACGAGAGGTGGGTCCCCCCTTTGGATCCCTCCTCCTCGTACAACGCTGAT TTCTATCCTGAAGTGGAAGCAGTGACTGAACATAACTTTAACTCAGGAGACCATGTTGAAGCCATGATTAATGAAGATGCTTTTTATGGTGCTTGGTTCCCTGCAATTGTTCTTGAGGAAACAGAGGCTGACAACTATATGATTGTGTACAAAccaatgatgaatgatgatggCACAAGCCTCTTGAGAAAAGAAACTGATGGACTCTATTTAAGGCCAAGCCCTCCTGATGTTGGAGTCACTGACAGATTTCAAGTTAACGAAAAGGTTGATGCTCCTTACAATGATGGTTGGTGGGTTGGTACGATTACGAAGGTTCAAAGAAGAGGAAGATACTTCGTATACTTTGAGACGCCTGACAAGGAGTTAATGTATTATCATTCTCAGTTGCGGGTGCATCAGGAATGGATAAATGGCGAATGGCATATTGCCGCCAAG TGCAGGATCCCAAGTCTTCATAGCGGCCTTTCTTGTGCAAAAAGTGTAAATGCTTTAACCCTCTGCTTCATTTTCACTGGTATCATATTTTCAAGGCAGTGCCACCAGTGGAATCTGAATCTTCTGCTTCCATGTATAAGCTTACCATAG
- the LOC125208599 gene encoding protein AGENET DOMAIN (AGD)-CONTAINING P1-like isoform X2, which produces MEGAGDDGILQYFKEGAAIEIKIDDDGFRGSWYEGTVLGAPEDLSSSVLVMYTTLAENHKGKRALREPLNLVQLRPSPPQENRPSFKINDEVDAYYYDGWWVGKITQTFRGKYLVHFPLWKEQLPFTASQLRLHRDWINEEWVLPSKNKTPSPSKAVIEHNFNKGDRVEARSDDDGFQGLFEEEVDGLRLRPRPPDGEVPGRLKYNEKVDAFLNDGWWEGKITQTLEEADRYQVLLDMTKEHLSFTSSLLRPHRDWVNERWVPPLDPSSSYNADQFYPEVEAVTEHNFNSGDHVEAMINEDAFYGAWFPAIVLEETEADNYMIVYKPMMNDDGTSLLRKETDGLYLRPSPPDVGVTDRFQVNEKVDAPYNDGWWVGTITKVQRRGRYFVYFETPDKELMYYHSQLRVHQEWINGEWHIAAKCRIPSLHSGLSCAKSVNALTLCFIFTGIIFSRQCHQWNLNLLLPCISLP; this is translated from the exons ATGGAAGGCGCCGGCGACGACGGCATCTTACAATACTTCAAGGAAGGAGCTGCAATCGAGATAAAGATCGACGACGACGGATTTCGCGGGTCTTGGTACGAGGGCACCGTGCTTGGGGCGCCGGAAGACTTATCCAGCAGCGTTCTTGTGATGTACACAACTTTGGCGGAGAACCACAAGGGAAAGCGGGCACTTAGGGAGCCGCTGAACTTGGTGCAGCTGCGGCCGTCGCCGCCTCAGGAGAACCGCCCTTCCTTTAAGATCAACGACGAAGTGGATGCTTACTACTACGACGGGTGGTGGGTGGGGAAGATCACCCAAACTTTTAGGGGTAAATATCTGGTGCACTTCCCCCTGTGGAAGGAGCAGCTGCCCTTCACCGCTTCGCAGTTGAGGCTGCACCGCGACTGGATCAATGAGGAGTGGGTCCTCCCTTCGAAAAAT AAAACTCCATCACCGTCTAAAGCGGTGATTGAACACAACTTTAACAAAGGAGACCGTGTGGAAGCCAGAAGCGATGACGATGGTTTTCAAG GCCTATTTGAAGAAGAGGTCGATGGACTCCGTTTAAGGCCACGCCCTCCTGATGGTGAAGTCCCTGGAAGATTAAAATATAACGAAAAAGTTGATGCTTTCTTAAACGATGGGTGGTGGGAGGGGAAGATCACCCAAACATTGGAGGAAGCGGATAGATATCAGGTGTTATTGGACATGACAAAGGAGCATCTTTCCTTCACCTCCTCGCTGTTGAGGCCTCACCGTGACTGGGTCAACGAGAGGTGGGTCCCCCCTTTGGATCCCTCCTCCTCGTACAACGCTGAT CAGTTCTATCCTGAAGTGGAAGCAGTGACTGAACATAACTTTAACTCAGGAGACCATGTTGAAGCCATGATTAATGAAGATGCTTTTTATGGTGCTTGGTTCCCTGCAATTGTTCTTGAGGAAACAGAGGCTGACAACTATATGATTGTGTACAAAccaatgatgaatgatgatggCACAAGCCTCTTGAGAAAAGAAACTGATGGACTCTATTTAAGGCCAAGCCCTCCTGATGTTGGAGTCACTGACAGATTTCAAGTTAACGAAAAGGTTGATGCTCCTTACAATGATGGTTGGTGGGTTGGTACGATTACGAAGGTTCAAAGAAGAGGAAGATACTTCGTATACTTTGAGACGCCTGACAAGGAGTTAATGTATTATCATTCTCAGTTGCGGGTGCATCAGGAATGGATAAATGGCGAATGGCATATTGCCGCCAAG TGCAGGATCCCAAGTCTTCATAGCGGCCTTTCTTGTGCAAAAAGTGTAAATGCTTTAACCCTCTGCTTCATTTTCACTGGTATCATATTTTCAAGGCAGTGCCACCAGTGGAATCTGAATCTTCTGCTTCCATGTATAAGCTTACCATAG